In Scyliorhinus torazame isolate Kashiwa2021f chromosome 19, sScyTor2.1, whole genome shotgun sequence, a single genomic region encodes these proteins:
- the LOC140396190 gene encoding leiomodin-2-like isoform X1, translated as MSQFGYRNELQKYDDIDEDEILASLTSDELKELEKDLEDMEPDEFVPIGLRQKDQTDKTPQGTFSREALMAYWEHETQKLLDSERLSAELNQSEITEAGKENTEGDYETESDEDQSENEVDIEECISEGTEDEDDVTEEQEEEAEQENAQEEDDRTLGNRSISSNGQNGSHSCNGHADHQTNLNNITQHNKEKPTETDPNLKATASSPNGSTTFIEDTLDSIRNNDSEKSEINLNNIENISIATFALIAEALKYNTVVKILSLANTHADDHVACALADMLQINRSITNLNIDSNYITGKGILAIIRAIQYNGILTELRFHNQRHICGGQVEMEIAKLLKENTMLMKLGYHFELPGPRMAMTSILTRNLDKLRQKRQQELKQQQEMDKLLGIVEPMNRRAFTLQKDSPRSSPRASPKSSPWSSPKVVKKINSLQSAIPPPPPPPPPLPEKLVLPEPPPPPPLPIQPTPSRNIAEAIKLQQMGKMRSQDIHQNAKVKKNKSRNKKLSKENHILKELKNSLRPISDQRSENGSRPATPQRTFHDELMSAIRSSSIKQLRPVSYNKEENLQC; from the exons ATGTCGCAGTTCGGCTACAGGAACGAGCTTCAGAAGTACGACGACATCGACGAGGATGAAATCCTCGCTTCCCTGACTTCCGATGAGCTGAAGGAGCTGGAGAAAGACTTGGAAGACATGGAGCCCGATGAGTTCGTTCCCATTGGGCTGAGGCAGAAGGACCAGACGGATAAAACCCCCCAAGGGACTTTCAGCAGGGAGGCTTTGATGGCGTACTGGGAACACGAAACACAGAAACTCTTGGACAGCGAGAGACTTTCGGCCGAGCTAAACCAG TCAGAAATCACTGAAGCTGGGAAAGAAAATACTGAAGGTGACTATGAGACAGAAAGTGATGAGGACCAATCAGAGAATGAAGTCGACATAGAAGAATGTATATCGGAAGGAACCGAAGATGAAGATGACGTAACAGAGGAGCAAGAAGAGGAGGCTGAGCAGGAGAATGCACAGGAGGAAGATGACAGAACTTTAGGGAACAGGTCAATTAGCAGCAATGGACAGAATGGATCACACTCATGTAATGGACATGCTGATCACCAAACAAACCTAAACAATATCACGCAGCACAACAAAGAGAAACCAACGGAAACTGATCCAAATCTCAAAGCGACTGCCAGCTCACCAAATGGAAGCACAACTTTTATTGAAGACACGCTAGACAGCATTAGGAATAATGATTCTGAAAAATCAGAAATCAATCTAAACAATATTGAAAACATAAGTATTGCAACATTCGCACTCATTGCAGAAGCTCTAAAATATAATACGGTTGTTAAAATTTTGAGCCTGGCCAACACTCATGCTGACGATCATGTGGCATGTGCACTAGCTGACATGTTACAAATTAACAGAAGCATCACCAATCTTAACATTGACTCAAACTACATCACAGGCAAAGGAATCTTGGCCATCATAAGAGCCATACAATACAATGGTATATTAACAGAACTCAGATTCCACAATCAAAGACATATATGTGGAGGGCAAGTTGAAATGGAAATAGCTAAACTTCTTAAAGAAAACACAATGCTGATGAAATTAGGCTACCATTTTGAACTGCCAGGACCACGGATGGCGATGACAAGCATCCTGACCAGGAATCTGGATAAACTAAGGCAGAAACGCCAACAGGAACTAAAACAGCAGCAGGAAATGGACAAACTGCTTGGCATTGTGGAGCCAATGAACCGAAGGGCGTTTACCTTGCAGAAGGATTCACCAAGATCCTCCCCACGTGCTTCTCCAAAGAGTTCACCTTGGTCGTCTCCTAAAGTGGTCAAAAAAATCAATTCTTTGCAATCTgccattcctcctcctccaccaccccctccaccactcccagagaaacttgtgcttcctgagccaccaccccctcctccactaccAATACAGCCAACCCCCAGTAGAAACATAGCAGAGGCCATTAAGCTTCAGCAGATGGGCAAGATGAGATCGCAGGATATCCACCAAAATGCAAAAGTCAAGAAAAACAAAAGCAGAAACAAGAAACTAAGCAAGGAGAATCATATTTTGAAGGAGCTCAAAAACTCGTTAAGACCAATTTCAGACCAAAGATCAGAGAATGGGTCAAGACCAGCAACTCCTCAAAGGACATTCCACGATGAACTTATGTCAGCTATCCGGTCAAGCAGCATAAAACAGCTAAGACCTGTAAGTTATAACAAGGAGGAAAATTTACAATGTTAA
- the LOC140396190 gene encoding leiomodin-2-like isoform X2, whose translation MSQFGYRNELQKYDDIDEDEILASLTSDELKELEKDLEDMEPDEFVPIGLRQKDQTDKTPQGTFSREALMAYWEHETQKLLDSERLSAELNQSEITEAGKENTEGDYETESDEDQSENEVDIEECISEGTEDEDDVTEEQEEEAEQENAQEEDDRTLGNRSISSNGQNGSHSCNGHADHQTNLNNITQHNKEKPTETDPNLKATASSPNGSTTFIEDTLDSIRNNDSEKSEINLNNIENISIATFALIAEALKYNTVVKILSLANTHADDHVACALADMLQINRSITNLNIDSNYITGKGILAIIRAIQYNGILTELRFHNQRHICGGQVEMEIAKLLKENTMLMKLGYHFELPGPRMAMTSILTRNLDKLRQKRQQELKQQQEMDKLLGIVEPMNRRAFTLQKDSPRSSPRASPKSSPWSSPKVVKKINSLQSAIPPPPPPPPPLPEKLVLPEPPPPPPLPIQPTPSRNIAEAIKLQQMGKMRSQDIHQNAKVKKNKSRNKKLSKENHILKELKNSLRPISDQRSENGSRPATPQRTFHDELMSAIRSSSIKQLRPVEVPEYLR comes from the exons ATGTCGCAGTTCGGCTACAGGAACGAGCTTCAGAAGTACGACGACATCGACGAGGATGAAATCCTCGCTTCCCTGACTTCCGATGAGCTGAAGGAGCTGGAGAAAGACTTGGAAGACATGGAGCCCGATGAGTTCGTTCCCATTGGGCTGAGGCAGAAGGACCAGACGGATAAAACCCCCCAAGGGACTTTCAGCAGGGAGGCTTTGATGGCGTACTGGGAACACGAAACACAGAAACTCTTGGACAGCGAGAGACTTTCGGCCGAGCTAAACCAG TCAGAAATCACTGAAGCTGGGAAAGAAAATACTGAAGGTGACTATGAGACAGAAAGTGATGAGGACCAATCAGAGAATGAAGTCGACATAGAAGAATGTATATCGGAAGGAACCGAAGATGAAGATGACGTAACAGAGGAGCAAGAAGAGGAGGCTGAGCAGGAGAATGCACAGGAGGAAGATGACAGAACTTTAGGGAACAGGTCAATTAGCAGCAATGGACAGAATGGATCACACTCATGTAATGGACATGCTGATCACCAAACAAACCTAAACAATATCACGCAGCACAACAAAGAGAAACCAACGGAAACTGATCCAAATCTCAAAGCGACTGCCAGCTCACCAAATGGAAGCACAACTTTTATTGAAGACACGCTAGACAGCATTAGGAATAATGATTCTGAAAAATCAGAAATCAATCTAAACAATATTGAAAACATAAGTATTGCAACATTCGCACTCATTGCAGAAGCTCTAAAATATAATACGGTTGTTAAAATTTTGAGCCTGGCCAACACTCATGCTGACGATCATGTGGCATGTGCACTAGCTGACATGTTACAAATTAACAGAAGCATCACCAATCTTAACATTGACTCAAACTACATCACAGGCAAAGGAATCTTGGCCATCATAAGAGCCATACAATACAATGGTATATTAACAGAACTCAGATTCCACAATCAAAGACATATATGTGGAGGGCAAGTTGAAATGGAAATAGCTAAACTTCTTAAAGAAAACACAATGCTGATGAAATTAGGCTACCATTTTGAACTGCCAGGACCACGGATGGCGATGACAAGCATCCTGACCAGGAATCTGGATAAACTAAGGCAGAAACGCCAACAGGAACTAAAACAGCAGCAGGAAATGGACAAACTGCTTGGCATTGTGGAGCCAATGAACCGAAGGGCGTTTACCTTGCAGAAGGATTCACCAAGATCCTCCCCACGTGCTTCTCCAAAGAGTTCACCTTGGTCGTCTCCTAAAGTGGTCAAAAAAATCAATTCTTTGCAATCTgccattcctcctcctccaccaccccctccaccactcccagagaaacttgtgcttcctgagccaccaccccctcctccactaccAATACAGCCAACCCCCAGTAGAAACATAGCAGAGGCCATTAAGCTTCAGCAGATGGGCAAGATGAGATCGCAGGATATCCACCAAAATGCAAAAGTCAAGAAAAACAAAAGCAGAAACAAGAAACTAAGCAAGGAGAATCATATTTTGAAGGAGCTCAAAAACTCGTTAAGACCAATTTCAGACCAAAGATCAGAGAATGGGTCAAGACCAGCAACTCCTCAAAGGACATTCCACGATGAACTTATGTCAGCTATCCGGTCAAGCAGCATAAAACAGCTAAGACCT GTTGAAGTTCCAGAATATCTTCGATGA